The Solibacillus sp. FSL R7-0682 genome includes a window with the following:
- a CDS encoding acyl-CoA thioesterase/bile acid-CoA:amino acid N-acyltransferase family protein has translation MCSEINSPRIVVSAISSLIDRTIDIQVIDLQPQQEIEIRARRTTNSLKPLSLESNAKYRANNEGIVDLNTQQPLSGTYSGINGMGLFWSFEVVEVQENIKKDDRPSHPLSPHIITLSLLIDHVLVDEVEIKRLWLDEQISRYSVKEHGLVGTYFYNENITTPLPGIIILGGSEGGIYEYPAALLASHGFSVLALAYFGVESLPKNLVNIPLEYVKTAIDWMKQRNEVTNGWLGIHGTSRGAELSLLSASLFPELRAAVALNGFAVAFSGIVPWTDEKTLPPAWLYQDKPLPYLSPENPIAVALSCKDMWNERRGNPLGQWYSALASDPEATKKAEIQVEKINGPVLIISGEEDDVDTVGLSQRAIKRLEEHRSPYPYDHLIYPGAGHSIGIPNLMIAYKQGNTKDNAYASKDSWAKTIAFFKKSYYNYIMKEEIL, from the coding sequence ATGTGCTCAGAAATTAATTCACCACGTATTGTTGTTAGTGCTATTAGTTCATTGATTGATAGAACTATTGATATTCAAGTAATTGATTTACAGCCGCAACAGGAAATAGAAATAAGAGCAAGGCGGACAACTAATAGTTTGAAGCCATTATCTTTAGAATCTAATGCAAAATATAGAGCTAATAATGAAGGAATAGTCGATTTAAATACACAGCAACCTTTATCAGGTACATACTCGGGGATTAATGGGATGGGATTATTCTGGTCATTTGAAGTAGTGGAAGTGCAAGAAAATATTAAAAAGGATGATCGACCATCACACCCTTTATCACCGCACATTATTACGTTATCCCTTTTAATTGATCATGTTCTTGTTGATGAAGTTGAAATCAAAAGATTATGGCTAGATGAACAGATTTCCCGCTATTCAGTCAAAGAACATGGACTTGTTGGAACTTATTTTTACAATGAAAACATAACAACGCCTTTGCCAGGAATAATTATACTTGGTGGCTCAGAAGGTGGGATATATGAATATCCTGCTGCGTTATTAGCATCACATGGTTTTTCAGTGTTAGCCCTTGCATACTTTGGTGTCGAGAGTCTTCCTAAGAATCTAGTCAATATTCCACTCGAATATGTAAAAACAGCGATTGACTGGATGAAACAACGTAACGAAGTAACAAATGGCTGGTTAGGTATACATGGAACATCAAGGGGAGCAGAACTTTCATTATTATCAGCTAGTTTATTTCCAGAATTACGTGCTGCTGTAGCATTAAATGGATTCGCTGTCGCGTTTAGTGGCATTGTCCCTTGGACTGATGAAAAAACGCTTCCCCCAGCTTGGTTATATCAGGACAAACCACTACCATATCTCTCGCCAGAAAATCCGATAGCGGTAGCCCTTTCATGCAAAGATATGTGGAATGAACGAAGAGGAAATCCACTTGGACAATGGTATAGTGCTTTAGCATCTGATCCAGAAGCAACAAAGAAAGCAGAAATCCAGGTAGAGAAAATAAATGGACCTGTATTAATTATATCCGGAGAGGAAGATGATGTGGACACGGTTGGTCTCTCACAGAGGGCTATAAAACGGTTGGAAGAACATCGATCGCCTTATCCATATGACCACCTCATTTACCCTGGAGCAGGTCATTCAATCGGAATCCCTAATTTAATGATTGCCTATAAGCAAGGAAATACAAAGGATAATGCCTATGCAAGTAAAGATTCATGGGCAAAAACCATTGCCTTCTTTAAAAAAAGCTATTATAACTACATCATGAAGGAG